The genomic window GCCGTCCTCTACGGCGAGGACGGCAACGACCGCCTCCACGGCGGCGGAGGCGGGTGGGGCATGGGCCCCTACGGCGGCAAGGGCAACGACACGATCACCGCGTGCGCCTGGGCCTGCTACGGCGGTGCCGGCAACGACAGCCTCTCCGGCGACGCCGAGACCAACAACCTGTACGGCGAGTCCGGCAACGACGTCATCCACGGCAAGCAGGGACGCGACAGCCTCAGCGGCGGCAAGGGCCACGACACGCTGCGCGGTGGCCGGGGCGCCGACAAGCTGTGGGGCGAGGAGGGCGACGACACGTTGTGGGGTGACCAGGACAACGACGAGCTGTGGGGCAACAGCGGGAACGATGTGCTGCGTGGGGGTGCGGGGACGGACAAGCTGTCCGGGGGGCCTGGCCGGAACAAGGTGTACCAGTAGGTAGGTCCAGGTAGTAGGTCCAAGGGCTGTGCCCCTTTGCCCCCTGAGCGCGTTTGAGCTCGGGGGGCTTTGTCGTTCGGCGGGTGCGGGTGTGTCGTGGTTGCTCGCGCAGTTCCCCGCGCCCCTCCCCAGGGCCGACGGGGCGTCGGCAAAGGGGGCTGCGGGGCGGGCGTAGCGTAGGTGTATGTCGAAGTACGGATCGTTTCCCGGTACGCGGCCCCGCCGGCTTCGTACGACGCCTGTTCTGCGCCGGATGGTGGCCGAGACGCGGCTGCATCCCGCCGACTTCATCCTGCCCGCGTTCGTGCGGGAGGGCGTGAGTGAGCCGGTCCCGATCGCGGCGATGCCGGGGGTCGTGCAGCACACACGGGACAGTCTGAAGAAGGCTGCCGTGGAGGCCGTCGAGGCCGGGGTTTCCGGGATCATGCTGTTCGGGGTGCCGGAGGACGACAAGAAGGACGCGCTCGGGACGCCCGGAACCGATCCGGACGGGATCCTGCAGGTCGCCATCCGCGATGTGCGGGCCGAGGTCGGCGACGAACTGCTCGTGATGTCCGATCTGTGTCTCGACGAGACCACCGATCACGGTCACTGCGGAGTGCTTGACGATCAGGGGCGGGTCGACAACGACGCGACCCTTGAGCGCTACGCCGAGATGGCCCAGGTGCAGGCCGACGCCGGTGCGCATGTCGTGGGGCCCAGCGGGATGATGGACGGGCAGATCGGGGTCGTCCGGGACGCTCTTGATCAGATCGGGCATGAGGATGTCGTCATCCTGGCCTACACCGCCAAGTACGCGTCCGCGTTCTACGGGCCCTTCCGGGAGGCCGTCGGCTCGTCGCTGAAGGGTGATCGGAAGACATATCAGCAGGATCCGGCGAATATGCGGGAGTCCCTGCGGGAGCTCGCCCTCGATCTGGAAGAGGGCGCCGACATGGTGATGGTCAAGCCGGCCGGGCCCTACCTGGATGTCCTGGCGAGGGTCGCGGACGCCGTGGATGTGCCGGTCGTCGCGTACCAGATCTCCGGGGAGTACTCGATGGTCGAGGCCGCCGCCGAGAAGGGGTGGATCGACCGGGACCGGGCGATCCTGGAGACGCTGACGGGGATCAAGCGGGCGGGTGCGCAGAACATCCTTACGTATTGGGCCGTTGAGGCGGCCCGGATGCTGCGCTGAGGGGTTTGGACGCGGCCTCGGTCGGCGGCGTGGTGTTCGCCGCTGCCCGAGGCCGGGCGTCTTCATCGAGCGAGCTGATGGCCGGTGGGGCTTTCCGGCTCAGTACATGAGGGCGTCCTCCACCGTCGACTGCCAGTACGTGACCGCCAGGGTGCTGTCGTAGAACACGCCCCCGGTGGGCAGGACGGGCGCCGCCGCGGCGCCGCCGTTGCTGCCGTACTCCTGGCCCTGGAAGCCGATGGTGACCTTCTTGGCCGTCGTGCCGTTCTCGCCGCTGCCGTCGGCGGAGGCGAGGAGGACGCCCGCGTAGCCGGACTCGCCGG from Streptomyces sp. DSM 40750 includes these protein-coding regions:
- the hemB gene encoding porphobilinogen synthase; protein product: MSKYGSFPGTRPRRLRTTPVLRRMVAETRLHPADFILPAFVREGVSEPVPIAAMPGVVQHTRDSLKKAAVEAVEAGVSGIMLFGVPEDDKKDALGTPGTDPDGILQVAIRDVRAEVGDELLVMSDLCLDETTDHGHCGVLDDQGRVDNDATLERYAEMAQVQADAGAHVVGPSGMMDGQIGVVRDALDQIGHEDVVILAYTAKYASAFYGPFREAVGSSLKGDRKTYQQDPANMRESLRELALDLEEGADMVMVKPAGPYLDVLARVADAVDVPVVAYQISGEYSMVEAAAEKGWIDRDRAILETLTGIKRAGAQNILTYWAVEAARMLR